In Streptomyces sp. NBC_01707, a genomic segment contains:
- a CDS encoding alpha/beta hydrolase, translated as MDVRSRNHVKVSGQMDGPVVMLAHGFGCDQNMWRLVVPTLERDFTVVLFDHVGAGRSDLSAWSKDRYSSLDGYVEDMLEICRELDLGPVTFVGHSVSAMMGVLAAARHPEYFAGLVLLAPSPCFIDDPTAGYRGGFSAEDIEELLQSLDANYLGWSGAMAPVIMGNPERPELGEELTSSFCATDPDIQRVFARVTFLSDNRADLARVTVPTLVAQCSSDAIAPPEVGAFVQEQIKDSRLVTLNATGHCPQLSAPEETTETITAFVGTLR; from the coding sequence ATGGACGTGCGAAGCAGGAACCACGTGAAGGTGTCCGGCCAGATGGACGGGCCGGTGGTGATGCTGGCGCACGGGTTCGGGTGCGACCAGAACATGTGGCGTCTGGTGGTACCCACGCTGGAGCGTGACTTCACGGTAGTGCTCTTCGATCACGTGGGCGCAGGCCGCTCGGATCTGTCGGCGTGGAGCAAGGACCGGTACTCCAGCCTGGACGGGTACGTGGAGGACATGCTGGAGATCTGCCGTGAGCTGGATCTGGGGCCGGTGACGTTCGTGGGGCATTCGGTGAGTGCGATGATGGGCGTACTGGCCGCTGCCCGGCATCCCGAGTACTTCGCGGGTCTGGTGCTGCTGGCCCCCTCGCCCTGCTTCATCGACGACCCCACGGCCGGCTACCGGGGCGGCTTCAGCGCCGAGGACATCGAGGAGCTGCTCCAGTCCCTGGACGCGAACTATCTCGGCTGGTCGGGCGCCATGGCCCCGGTCATTATGGGCAACCCCGAACGTCCCGAGCTGGGCGAGGAGCTGACCAGTAGCTTCTGCGCCACCGACCCGGACATTCAGCGGGTCTTCGCCCGTGTGACGTTCCTGTCCGACAACCGCGCCGACCTGGCCCGGGTGACGGTGCCCACCCTGGTCGCCCAGTGTTCCAGCGACGCCATCGCCCCGCCCGAGGTCGGCGCCTTCGTGCAGGAGCAGATCAAGGACAGCCGGCTCGTCACCCTGAATGCCACCGGCCACTGCCCTCAGCTCAGCGCTCCCGAGGAGACCACCGAGACGATCACCGCGTTCGTGGGAACACTGCGGTGA
- a CDS encoding GNAT family N-acetyltransferase, giving the protein MPELKRLHVDHTSAVLAFELANRAYFAASISDRGDAFFDQFTDRFNALLAEQGAGICAFYVLVAEDGSVLGRFNLIDIEDHTAELGYRVAQRVAGRGVATATVRELCRLAADRHGLRTLRAAAARQNTASQKVLTKAEFVPVGPADPAHLGGKPGTWYQRELVLPPYSTL; this is encoded by the coding sequence ATGCCCGAGCTGAAGCGACTGCATGTCGACCACACCTCGGCGGTCCTGGCCTTCGAGCTGGCGAACCGCGCCTACTTCGCCGCCTCGATCTCCGACCGCGGCGACGCCTTCTTCGACCAGTTCACCGACCGGTTCAATGCCTTGCTGGCCGAGCAGGGGGCTGGCATCTGCGCCTTCTACGTGCTCGTCGCCGAGGACGGCTCGGTACTCGGCAGGTTCAACCTGATCGATATCGAGGACCACACTGCGGAACTCGGCTACCGGGTCGCGCAGCGTGTCGCCGGCCGCGGCGTGGCGACCGCGACCGTCCGAGAGCTGTGCCGACTTGCGGCGGACCGGCACGGGCTGCGCACACTGCGGGCGGCCGCGGCCCGTCAGAACACCGCGTCCCAGAAGGTGCTGACCAAAGCCGAGTTCGTCCCCGTCGGCCCGGCCGATCCCGCCCACCTCGGTGGTAAGCCGGGCACCTGGTATCAGCGCGAGCTGGTGCTCCCGCCGTACAGCACGTTGTAG